The proteins below are encoded in one region of Carettochelys insculpta isolate YL-2023 chromosome 32, ASM3395843v1, whole genome shotgun sequence:
- the LOC142004981 gene encoding olfactory receptor 10A2-like gives MSIQVESFSSGTFGNCPHLHTPMYCLLGNLSFLEIVYTSTFLPRLLASLLTRDTPIPVKACIVQLCFFGCLSTVEPVLLALMSYDRYLAICHPLRYPALMNGRVCGQLVAGSWIISFGFSIIANTFLWEMPFCGSKEIDHFFCDYAPIIKLSCEDTRTVELLTSVVAAIGSLVPLLLTLTFYSCTIAAILRIPSTTGRKKAFSTCSSHLFVLTVFYVCVISVYVVPTANTPKALHKTFSVFYIVLTPLINPIIYCLRNKEVQQSLRKGIRKVVAFRN, from the exons ATGTCTATACAAGTTGAATCTTTCTCGTCCGGCACCTTCGGGAACTGtccg caccttcacacccccatgtactgcTTACTAGGGAACTTGTCCTTCCTGGAGATCGTTTACACCTCCACCttcttgcccaggctgctggccagtctcctgactaggGACACACCCATTCCTGTTAAGGCTTGTATTGTGCAATTGTGTTTCTTTGGTTGCTTGTCCACTGTAGAACCTGTGCTGCTGGCGCTCATGTCTTACGAccggtatttagcgatatgccatcccctgcgttaccctgctctgatgaatggccgggtgtgtggccagctagtggcagggtcctggatCATCAGCTTTGGGTTCTCCATAATAGCAAACACTTTCTTGTGGGAAATGCCGTTCTGTGGTTCCAAggaaattgaccatttcttttgtgattatgcacccatcataaagctgtcctgtgaggaCACCCGCACTGTGGAACTGCTGACATCTGTTGTTGCTGCCATAGGGTCACTTGTCCCCTTGCTGCTGACTCTGACATTCTACAGTTGTACCATCGctgccatcctgagaatcccgtccACCACCGGGAGGAAAaaagccttttccacctgctcctctcacctctttgtgctgaccgttttctatgtgtgcgtgatcagtgtctatgtggttccaacagccaaCACGCCCAAGGCCCTACACAAAACattctctgtcttctacatagtcctgactcccttgatcaaccctatcatctactgcctcaggaacaaggaggtccaacagtccctgcggaaagggattcGTAAAGTGGTTGCTTTCAGAAACTAA